From Cannabis sativa cultivar Pink pepper isolate KNU-18-1 chromosome 8, ASM2916894v1, whole genome shotgun sequence, a single genomic window includes:
- the LOC115700767 gene encoding RING-H2 finger protein ATL70, protein MNSTTSGDYGGGFFGSKDIGGFGYGIGVSVGILLLITSITLASYFCTRSQQQQQQHQVSGPDRHSAAQGGRNRRAQQQQQLHHDLHSFVVDIGLDDATIKSYPKLPYSEANKLKKTNSTSSCCCSICLADYKANDMLRQLPDCSHLFHVKCVDPWLRLHPTCPVCRTSPIPTPLSTPLAEVVPLATRRD, encoded by the coding sequence ATGAACTCCACAACAAGTGGTGATTACGGTGGTGGTTTCTTTGGCTCAAAAGACATTGGTGGCTTTGGTTATGGCATTGGAGTTTCAGTTGGGATTTTATTACTCATCACAAGCATAACTCTTGCTTCTTACTTCTGTACTCGTTCccaacagcagcaacaacaacatcagGTGTCTGGGCCCGACCGTCATAGCGCGGCCCAAGGCGGGAGGAACCGCCGGGcccagcagcagcagcagctgcATCATGATTTGCATAGCTTTGTTGTTGATATTGGATTAGATGATGCCACAATTAAGAGTTACCCCAAATTACCATACTCTGAGGCTAATAAGCTTAAGAAGACTAATTCAACTTCTTCATGTTGTTGTTCCATATGTTTGGCTGATTATAAGGCTAATGATATGCTAAGGCAGTTGCCTGATTGTAGCCACCTCTTTCATGTCAAGTGTGTAGATCCTTGGCTTAGGCTGCACCCCACATGCCCGGTGTGCCGGACATCGCCGATCCCGACTCCCCTCTCAACTCCCCTGGCTGAGGTTGTTCCTTTGGCTACAAGGAGAGACTGA